The proteins below are encoded in one region of Bacteroidales bacterium:
- a CDS encoding response regulator — MKGNSYQPLVLVIDDSNTNVVLLDAILNDKGIRVKTALNVMEAEQIMENELPDLILLDLLMPKINGYDFLKKLKSDPQKKDIPVIIVTAVSDQENLQHTLELGAISYFVKPIDIQELIKKVQQVLQIS; from the coding sequence ATGAAAGGCAATAGCTATCAACCTCTTGTACTGGTTATTGATGATTCAAACACCAATGTTGTTCTGCTCGATGCCATTCTCAACGATAAGGGTATACGGGTAAAGACTGCCCTGAATGTTATGGAAGCGGAGCAGATTATGGAAAATGAACTTCCCGATCTCATTCTTCTTGATTTACTGATGCCCAAAATCAACGGATATGATTTTCTGAAGAAGCTCAAATCGGATCCGCAGAAGAAGGATATACCCGTAATTATAGTTACAGCGGTAAGCGATCAGGAAAATCTTCAGCATACGCTGGAACTGGGGGCTATTTCGTATTTTGTTAAACCCATCGATATACAGGAACTTATCAAAAAGGTCCAACAGGTTCTCCAAATTTCCTGA
- a CDS encoding Crp/Fnr family transcriptional regulator — MPYAELLNEQERQLLYERSNEVTYDAKEIIFHQGSRSSHITYLKEGLVKVFKTNRQKKSVILKIIPPGNYFGLISVFGSEIHQYSAACVEPSVIVDIDINAFRSVLAGNGHYATKLLTKVSQDGLFIFDRLMAQTHKQLPGRIADVLLYFAETIYGSTSYTLPLTRKELAELAGTTKESFIRTLMEFKRDRIINLEGSKVEIVSMKIVETLSNLG, encoded by the coding sequence TTGCCTTACGCAGAGTTGCTGAACGAACAGGAGCGGCAGCTTCTCTATGAACGCAGCAACGAAGTTACCTATGATGCAAAAGAAATAATTTTTCATCAGGGTAGCCGTTCATCCCACATTACGTACCTGAAAGAAGGTCTGGTAAAAGTTTTTAAAACAAACCGGCAGAAAAAGTCGGTCATTTTGAAAATAATTCCCCCCGGCAATTACTTTGGTTTGATCTCTGTCTTCGGATCGGAAATACATCAGTATTCGGCAGCTTGCGTGGAGCCTTCGGTTATCGTTGATATTGATATCAATGCATTTCGTTCTGTCCTTGCCGGAAACGGGCATTATGCCACGAAGCTTTTGACTAAGGTGAGCCAGGACGGCCTGTTCATTTTCGATCGGCTTATGGCTCAGACACATAAGCAGCTTCCGGGCAGAATTGCTGATGTTCTTTTATATTTTGCTGAAACCATTTACGGGAGCACATCGTATACTTTACCGTTGACAAGAAAGGAACTAGCGGAGCTTGCCGGTACAACAAAGGAAAGTTTTATCCGCACCCTGATGGAATTCAAGCGCGATCGGATTATCAACCTGGAAGGTTCCAAAGTGGAAATTGTCAGCATGAAAATTGTGGAAACATTGAGTAACCTTGGATAA